The segment TTGTATCCTCGACACTTCTCTCAAAACAAACCAAGAGAAGAGACGAAGTGGTCTGAGTGTAGGACGACACAAACcgacaaacacagagggagatACAGTTTACGTACGcgtgaagaagaaactgaacaatctgattttaaataaaacaaaatgatgtacGTCTGTTTATTAAAGACTCTCTAGAGTTAGGACTCAGAAAACGTGTTTGAGCAGTTTGATTTAAACGCCGTTCGCCGTTTGTGTTCAGGTGCAGCCAACCCGTACACAGAGGCCAACTACAAGCCCTCGTTCCTGTCAGACGATGAACTGAAGCACTTGATACTGAGGGTGAGTTACAGCACGGCGACACGCTGCGATCATAGTGTCGGACCGGAGGAGGCACGTTCAacaccagaaacacagagagaggttCATTCAGCTCCTGTTGCCTCAACTCGTAAATCATTTCTAGAAGCAACTTTaggtttattcattttacatcaaacaggtcaaatatgttttaaaattcaTCACTAGAAGCTAAATAATGAACATTCAAATCATTTAATCATTGTACAAGAAGAACATTCAGCAAACGTTCGAAATTCATtttggataaaaacatttttgttttagttacGATGCtttaataagaaaaaagaaactctttCCTCCATCAGACCTGATATCTACCAGAACGTTTATAGCTCATGATGTGTGCTGATCAAAAGTCTAAACAGTCAGGCACGTCACGGTTGGTGGGTTTTATGTGACGATAAAAAATAGGTGATTAATGAACTGATTTTATTGTTACAGGATTCACGTttgactctttctttctttctttgctcagGCTGCTGACGGTTTCCTGTTCGTGGTCGGCTGTGATCGTGGAAAAATCCTCTTCGTTTCCGAATCGGTCTACAAAATTCTGAACTACAGTCAGGTACGACGAGTGTTTGTGTCCTCGAGGGAAACGTTTCCTGCTCCGCGCTCTTCAGTTGTGAAGGACGTCTAGTTTCTTTCATATTTGTAAATTATTCACAAGCTCGTGGGGGTGAAAAAAAGTGGTTCTTAGAAATCTGTCTCACTCCCTCCGTCTCCAGAACGACCTGATAGGTCAGAGCCTGTTCGACTACCTTCACCCCAAGGACATCGCCAAGGTCAAAGAGCAGCTTTCCTCCTCCGACACGGCTCCGCGAGAGCGGCTCATCGACGCTAAGAGTAAGTCCAAACACACGTCGAGTcgttttttcctcccttcacGTCTCAATGTGTCGCATCCTCAGAGACTCGGTGAAGTCTTTTTAAAACGTGTTTGTGCTGATTTAAAGCGACAGTAGCACAAACAAGTCAAAGATTTGATGTTTCTCCTGAGATTTATGTGATTTGGCAAAACTGATCCTCCATACAGAGGACTGACGTCTGGAAAGAGCAAAACATTGCAGACGGTAAAGATTGAAGCTTCTGACCACACACCGAGCTAAACAAATCTGTTCGCTGTCTTTGCAGCTGGACTCCCAGTGAAGACTGACATCACGCCCGGTCCGTCCAGACTCTGCTCCGGAGCCAGGCGGTCGTTTTTCTGCAGGATGAAGTGCAACAGGCCGTCGGTCAAAGTCGAGGATAAAGACTTTCCCTCGACCTGCTCGAAGAAAAAAGGTAACGACAACCTGAATAAAAGACGCAGCTCCCCCTTTGAGTGGCGGTTGAGGGCTCCTCTCTATCTTTAGCCTTCGCCTCACACACTCgacacaaagctctgatttcctgctgtgtctctgtttttaaacacatcCTCATTAAAACCAGGAATCACGCCTCAGTCAGGTCGAGAGCGTCTGCGTTACACAAccgaggggtgtgtgtgttaccatggttacgCAGTTACCCCTGCATAAATATCACGCCgcttacaaaaataaaataataatattaataaaaaccCATCGAATGGTTCAGTGTTCGGATAATCTTCCACCCAGACGCCGTCCTCAGTCCTCGAGTCTACACAGGACGCGTTCAGGTCGTACTTCCAGCCTTCACGCTGCCGAGTGTAGAGATGAAACCCTCAAAAGTTTCCTCATGATTTATTAACTGAAATCGTTcagtgacgatgatgacgaGGGAAAAATCCACGACACTGGATGAATTCCTGCAGCGTTAACGTGCataaagtgactttttgaaTGGCGTTTAGTCTGAAATAACAATTATACATGTCCAATCCAAACCTCTAACCCACCCGCCACTCTTCTTCTCGTCCACAGCGGACCGCAAGAGCTTCTGCACCATCCACAGCACGGGCTACCTGAAGAGCTGGCCGCCCACCAAGATGGGCCTCGACGAGGACAACGAGCCCGACAACGAGGGCTGCAACCTGAGCTGCCTGGTGGCCATCGGCCGCCTGCACCCGCACATTGTCCCCCAGCCGAGCCTGGCGGACATCAGGGTGAAGCCCACCGAGTACGTCTCCCGGCACGCCATCGACGGCAAGTTCGTCTTCGTGGACCAGAGGTGAGGCTGAaccttttgatttgtttttttgtggcgGTGATATAAAGTTCACGGCGTGCCGAGCTTCCTTGCGTTATCTCCGCTGtcagtctgtaaacatgttcatgtcCGTCGTGGAGCCGTGTGTATTTACTGCTCGGCGGTGAACTGGTTTAGTGGCTTTGACGTTAAATAGGAGCTCGACTTCTCTTCGACTCCCCGTCTAAGACGAGCAGAGTTAGAAGAATCAATAGACACTCACCGACAGTTGATCCATAACAGCAGCACTCAGACTCCATTATTATTTCCGCTGATCCTGCAGATTTAAAACCTGCTGTCGAAGCACAAATCAGGCGAGCGTCCTCATCGATTCCCCCTCTGCCCTTTCAGactcatcgagctccactgtcTGCCTGCAGCAGCCTGCGTTGAATTCAAATCGCTGATGCTGACTGCAGCGTAGTCTCCGGTTGATACGTTAACCAGCGTCACGCTGTGGCCGCCACTCATCGATCAGAGCGGCCGAACCTCCAGAGTCAGCCtgaaatctaaatctaaactcTGAGACTCGACCTGCTGTGTTCTGACTCGGCTTCTAAATCTAAAGTGACTGAGGAGAGGGAGCGCCAGTGTCTccggttaatcagtgaaataaaaagttgtgCTGAACgtcagaaaacaaatcaaatcagattttatttgtatagcccaaaatcacaaagtacatttgcctctgaggctttacaatctgtacagggagtgacaccctctgtccttagaccctcaagtgaggaaaaacttgcctaCAAAAAacttaacagggaaaaaaggtggaagaaacctcaggaagagccacagaggagggatccctctcctaggacggacagacgtgcaatagatgtcacgtgtacagaacaaaaacataaacatattgtacaattacaatgaatgataaaatgattacagtagcaggtGGAacctgtgagagagagatttcagtgaggtagatgtgactgcatcttcaaccaataccacGCCTGACTAAATAAAACGACCCTGCAGCGATTCgcctctctctccaccttcctctcctccatcatcagGATTCATTGAAGCTGCTCTGTCAGCGTCTGTTTTGTTGATTCTGTGCGACCCGAAGTCCAAAAACTGGAGACCTGAGCCGACATTGATTGAGTTGTGTTTTAGCTGCAGATCAACATGTTGAGTAAACGAAACCTTTCGCCCCCCCCGCAGAGCCACGGCCATCCTCGCCTACCTGCCCCAGGAGCTGCTGGGAACCTCCTTCTACGAGTATTTCCACCAGGACGACATCGGCCACCTGGCGGAGTGCCACAGACAAGGTGACGGTGATTTTCAAGGACGTTAATCACGTGAcgaagcgtgtgtgtgtgtgtgtgtgttttctttttttgttctgtgctCACCGTGTCGATACATCCGTCCGCAGTGCTGCAGATGAGAGAGAAGATCAACACCAACTGTTACAAGTTCAAGATCAAAGACGGCTCCTTCATCACGCTGAGGAGCCGATGGTTCAGCTTCATGAACCCCTGGACCAAGGAGGTGGAGTACATCGTCTCCACCAACACCGTCGTCTCGTGAGTAgccaacacactcacacacacactaaagctgACGATGCGTAGCTGTGAAGTATCGCTTACGCGTCTGTTCGTCTGTTTAGGTGTCCTATGATGGAAGGATCGGACTACCCTCAATCTGCTGCCTCGCCGCAGAGCATGGACAGTGTTCTCACCTCAGAGGGTAAAGCACCACACCCTTCATCCGCAGAACTCCGCCCGCCGCGAGTCCGTTTAACCTTTGCGGTTTAATAACATCTCAGATTTTCCCTCATCGACAGGCGGAGGAAGGCGAGCGCTGCAGACGGTGCCCGGCATTCCCGGAGGCACGAGAGCGGGAGCCGGCAAGATCGGACGCATGATCGCAGAGGAAGTGATGGAGATCCAGAGGTGAGAgcggcacgcacacacacacacacacacacacacacacacacacacacacacacacacacacacactcttcactcTGTGTTAAGACTCTCTGCAGTCCTGCGGGCTAACGCTGACTCAGATCGCTGCCGCGGTGCTAAAATTAC is part of the Larimichthys crocea isolate SSNF chromosome XX, L_crocea_2.0, whole genome shotgun sequence genome and harbors:
- the bmal1a gene encoding basic helix-loop-helix ARNT like 1a; the encoded protein is MEGDDFNTEAVMNICDDLMADQRMDISSTMTDFMSPGSTDLISSSISTPGMDYTRKRKGSTTDYQIDGFSFDDMDPDKDKLGSDQQGRIKNAREAHSQIEKRRRDKMNSFIDELASLVPTCNAMSRKLDKLTVLRMAVQHMKTLRGAANPYTEANYKPSFLSDDELKHLILRAADGFLFVVGCDRGKILFVSESVYKILNYSQNDLIGQSLFDYLHPKDIAKVKEQLSSSDTAPRERLIDAKTGLPVKTDITPGPSRLCSGARRSFFCRMKCNRPSVKVEDKDFPSTCSKKKADRKSFCTIHSTGYLKSWPPTKMGLDEDNEPDNEGCNLSCLVAIGRLHPHIVPQPSLADIRVKPTEYVSRHAIDGKFVFVDQRATAILAYLPQELLGTSFYEYFHQDDIGHLAECHRQVLQMREKINTNCYKFKIKDGSFITLRSRWFSFMNPWTKEVEYIVSTNTVVSCPMMEGSDYPQSAASPQSMDSVLTSEGGGRRALQTVPGIPGGTRAGAGKIGRMIAEEVMEIQRIRGSSPSSCGSSPLNITSTPPPDTCSPGGKKIQNGGTPELPSTGIIPGPDSVGYPYSNQSIMSDNSHLSIDIMDDPGSSSPSNDEAAMAVIMSLLEADAGLGGPVDFSDLPWPL